A portion of the Carya illinoinensis cultivar Pawnee chromosome 11, C.illinoinensisPawnee_v1, whole genome shotgun sequence genome contains these proteins:
- the LOC122282905 gene encoding expansin-like B1, with protein sequence MGLAVLENQVGILCVICMVLLLPALCTSDQDMSTYSSRATYYGSHNSHQTPSGSCGYGEFGRTVNNGGVTGVSKLYRNATGCGACYQVRCTSSQYCSEDGVNVVVTDYSEGDKIDFILSSRAYGRLAHPGSKGAKELFARGVIDVEYRRVSCRYPGYNLMYKVHEKSKYPNYLALVILYAAGKNDITAIELCEKNCKQWKGMHKAFGAVWDMSNGVPSGPIKLRFQVSGSGWVESKTDLPASWKSGVAYDSDIQLKTN encoded by the exons ATGGGGCTTGCAGTCCTTGAAAACCAAGTTGGTATTCTTTGTGTGATCTGCATGGTACTGCTCTTGCCTGCTTTATGCACCTCTGATCAAGACATGTCTACTTATTCATCAAGAGCAACCTACTATGGTAGTCATAATAGCCATCAAACTCCAA GTGGATCTTGTGGGTATGGTGAATTTGGAAGGACTGTCAATAATGGTGGCGTGACTGGAGTCTCTAAACTATATAGGAATGCAACTGGTTGTGGTGCATGCTACCAG GTTAGGTGCACATCATCACAATATTGCAGTGAGGATGGAGTGAATGTGGTGGTGACTGACTATAGTGAGGGTGACAAAATTGACTTCATACTCAGCTCCCGAGCCTATGGAAGATTGGCACACCCTGGTTCCAAAGGGGCCAAGGAGTTGTTTGCTCGTGGCGTTATTGACGTAGAATACCGAAGGGTCTCGTGCCGCTACCCTGGTTACAACCTTATGTACAAGGTCCATGAGAAAAGCAAATATCCTAATTATCTAGCTCTAGTGATTCTATATGCAGCCGGGAAAAATGACATCACGGCCATCGAATTGTGTGAG AAGAATTGCAAACAATGGAAGGGCATGCATAAAGCCTTCGGGGCAGTGTGGGACATGTCTAATGGAGTACCAAGTGGTCCAATAAAACTAAGGTTTCAAGTGAGTGGTAGCGGTTGGGTTGAATCCAAAACTGATCTACCTGCTTCATGGAAATCTGGGGTTGCTTATGACTCAGACATTCAActcaaaacaaattag